In Magnolia sinica isolate HGM2019 chromosome 12, MsV1, whole genome shotgun sequence, a single genomic region encodes these proteins:
- the LOC131220093 gene encoding pyrophosphate--fructose 6-phosphate 1-phosphotransferase subunit alpha-like — translation MNFTIFGAAKQNGSATDQDFSSFIIAGASGSTVGSPELREKAAKIIHSLLHGAMILCFEIFVQIETEKLLAQLVENEMNKRLKEGTYKGKKFNAICHFFGYQARGSLPLKFDCEYAYVLGHICYHILAAGLNGYMATVTNLKNPVNKWRCGAAPIIQSNMLSS, via the exons ATGAATTTCacgatatttggtgcagccaaacagaATGGGAGTGCCACAGATCAGGACTTCAGTTCTTTCATAATTGCTGGAGCATCTGGTTCTACTGTTGGTAGTCCTGAACTGAGGGAAAAAGCTGCAAAGATTATACAT TCCTTGTTACACGGTGCCATGATTTTGTGCTTTGAAATTTTTGTTCAGATTGAGACGGAGAAACTCCTAGCGCAGTtggtagagaatgagatgaaCAAGAGATTG aaagaaggtacttACAAAGGAAAGAAATTCAATGCTATCTGCCACTTCTTTGGTTATCAGGCCCGGGGTTCTTTACCATTGAAGTTTGACTGTGAATATGCCTAT GTTCTTGGGCACATCTGCTATCACATTCTAGCTGCTGGTTTGAATGGATACATGGCAACTGTGACCAACCTGAAAAATCCCGTGAACAAGTGGCGATGTGGTGCTGCTCCAATTATA CAAAGCAACATGTTGTCTTCTTAA